A window of Aquibium oceanicum genomic DNA:
TCTAGCGCCGACAACAGGCGCCTCGCAACGCCCAGTCCGCGTGCCTGCGGAGCGACCCACATGCGCTTGATCTCGCCGGTGCCGGGCTCCATCGTGCGCAGCGCCCCGCATCCGATCGCCTGCCCGTCGAGCCGCGCCAGCAGGAACGATCCGTTCGGCGGCGTCAGCGCCTCGGTTTCGGGCGTGGGGTTGCCGTTGGCCGGGTCGAACCCTTCCTCGAACGTGACAGCCAGTTCCGCCACGTAGGCCGCCACGCAGGCGAGCGCGTCCTCGCTGTCGGCGGCAACCTGCGAAATCTCCACCGAAGCCGCCGCCAGCAGGTTCCTCACCTCATCCATCGCCGCCAGCAGCCTATGGCGCTGGGTGTCGGAAAGCGGTGACAGCCAGGAGCGGGCGAGGTCGTCCGAAAGTCCGTCATAGGCCGCCCATTCCGCCTCGCCCTTCGTGGTCAGCCGCACCCGGCGCCGGCGCCGGTCGTCGCCGTCGTCCTCGACGGCGACCAGCCCCTGCCGCTCCAGCGCCCGCAGGAGCCGGCTCATATAGCCCGAATCGAGCTTCAGCCGTTCCCTCAGCGCGCGCAGGTCGCTGCCGCCTTGGCCGATCTCGAAGATGAGCCGCGCCTGCCCGAGCGGCCGCCCGCGCCCGAGATAGCTGCCGTCCACCGCGCCGGTGCGCAGCGTCACGACGCGGTTGAAGTCACGCACTGTGCCGATCTGTGCTTTTTCCATCCTCTGACCATAGTCAGAGAATATTTGTCGCGCAAGACGCACGTGGAATGGCGTCCGTCGGCGGACCTAATCCTCGAAGCGGCCGTCGCTCTCCCGGTCGCGCTCGTAACGGTGCTTGACCGGAAACGGCGGCAGCCAGGATTCGCGCCGAATGGTCCACAGCTCGTAGGTCGGCGTCAGCTGGTCGGGCGCGTCGAGCGATCCGAGGTTCACCTCGACCTCGTCTTCG
This region includes:
- a CDS encoding helix-turn-helix domain-containing GNAT family N-acetyltransferase: MEKAQIGTVRDFNRVVTLRTGAVDGSYLGRGRPLGQARLIFEIGQGGSDLRALRERLKLDSGYMSRLLRALERQGLVAVEDDGDDRRRRRVRLTTKGEAEWAAYDGLSDDLARSWLSPLSDTQRHRLLAAMDEVRNLLAAASVEISQVAADSEDALACVAAYVAELAVTFEEGFDPANGNPTPETEALTPPNGSFLLARLDGQAIGCGALRTMEPGTGEIKRMWVAPQARGLGVARRLLSALEDKARELGMARVRLDTNRALTRAQEMYRKAGYRDIGRFNDNPYADFWFEKDLGG